In Ignavibacteria bacterium, a single genomic region encodes these proteins:
- a CDS encoding YjgP/YjgQ family permease, whose translation MNFKIVDKYLVRQFVQSIFFGIMTFTLIFIVIDMMENLDDFIDQNVAKDIIFQYYVYFVPEIIRLITPIAILLACLFTVGKLNNYNELTALKSSGMSLFRFMTSFLLVGFVLSLITIYFTAYVVPYSNKQKVYIEQFYMKKNLVYAGTNLFFQDSQDKIINISYFDEYSKSASRTGILFLDKSDINHVSKKIDCEQLKWDTLKNEWIAVKVIERKFISDSKDEVTGYDTLRINYLNFKPEDVLLKQKRVEELNIAELMQVINDQKRSGNDVTRLLIDLHSIFSFSFANFIVVLFGVPLSVDRRKGGMAFQFGANLFFTFIYLGFMKISQSFGKNGLLDPILTAWFANFVFIVLAVINILRVRK comes from the coding sequence AATCATGACATTCACATTGATATTTATTGTAATAGACATGATGGAAAATCTTGACGATTTCATTGATCAAAACGTCGCAAAAGATATTATCTTTCAATACTACGTTTACTTTGTTCCCGAAATTATCAGACTCATTACTCCAATAGCAATTCTGCTTGCTTGTTTGTTCACGGTCGGAAAGTTAAACAATTATAATGAACTAACAGCACTCAAATCAAGCGGGATGAGTTTATTCCGGTTCATGACATCGTTCTTATTGGTTGGATTTGTACTCTCACTTATAACAATTTATTTCACCGCATACGTGGTACCATATTCGAATAAACAGAAAGTTTACATTGAACAATTTTACATGAAAAAGAATTTAGTTTATGCCGGGACAAATCTATTCTTTCAAGATTCACAGGATAAGATTATAAACATTAGTTATTTTGATGAGTACTCCAAGTCGGCAAGCAGAACCGGCATTTTATTTCTGGATAAATCTGATATAAATCATGTAAGCAAAAAAATTGACTGTGAACAATTAAAGTGGGACACATTAAAAAATGAATGGATCGCGGTTAAAGTCATTGAACGAAAGTTTATTTCAGATTCAAAAGATGAAGTGACCGGCTACGATACTTTAAGAATAAACTACTTAAATTTTAAACCCGAAGACGTTTTATTAAAACAAAAGCGAGTGGAAGAGTTAAACATAGCCGAGCTGATGCAAGTTATTAATGATCAGAAAAGAAGCGGAAATGACGTAACCAGACTTTTAATCGATCTCCACTCGATCTTCTCTTTTTCTTTTGCAAATTTTATTGTAGTGTTGTTTGGAGTTCCTCTCTCAGTCGACCGGAGAAAGGGTGGAATGGCATTTCAATTTGGTGCAAATTTATTCTTCACCTTTATCTATCTTGGATTCATGAAAATCAGTCAGTCCTTCGGGAAAAATGGTTTGCTCGATCCAATCCTGACTGCATGGTTTGCAAATTTTGTTTTTATTGTTTTAGCTGTAATTAATATTTTGAGAGTAAGAAAATGA